A section of the Veillonella criceti genome encodes:
- the mglC gene encoding galactose/methyl galactoside ABC transporter permease MglC: MMSGSRISKFMTQNAIYIVLVVLVAAISIYSPNFLSMTSFRDILIQSSPRVIIALGSAMILITAGCDLSAGRVVGLTAVVSASLSQMPNYPHPFFEQVPQLPTFLPIIIAIAVGALVGLISGLIVAYLKIVPFIATLGTMVMTYGVCSLYFDMEPNNSQPIGGLRPEFTVFGSGSLDLGVITIPYIVIIAAVIAFVMWIVYNKTVLGKNMFAIGGNPQAAVVSGINVATTLIAIYVIAGALYGVGGILEAARTGGATNNYGNMYELDAIAAAVVGGVSVTGGIGTVPGIIAGVLIFTVINYGLTFVGMGPYWQLIIKGLIIVIAVAVDVRKYLARK, translated from the coding sequence ATGATGAGTGGATCACGCATTAGCAAGTTTATGACGCAAAATGCTATTTATATTGTACTAGTTGTTTTAGTAGCAGCGATTTCTATTTATAGCCCTAACTTTTTATCGATGACGAGTTTTCGTGATATTTTAATTCAATCTTCACCACGTGTTATCATTGCCTTAGGGTCGGCTATGATTTTGATTACGGCGGGGTGTGACTTATCAGCAGGGCGTGTGGTTGGTTTGACGGCTGTTGTATCAGCCTCTTTATCTCAAATGCCTAATTATCCGCATCCATTTTTTGAACAAGTGCCACAATTACCAACCTTTTTGCCGATTATTATTGCCATTGCTGTAGGGGCCTTAGTTGGTCTTATTTCGGGCTTAATTGTAGCGTATTTAAAGATTGTTCCTTTTATTGCTACATTAGGGACTATGGTTATGACTTATGGTGTATGTTCTTTGTATTTTGACATGGAGCCAAATAACTCACAACCAATTGGCGGTCTACGTCCTGAATTTACTGTATTTGGGTCTGGTTCGCTCGATTTAGGGGTTATTACAATACCCTATATTGTCATTATTGCAGCAGTGATTGCGTTTGTAATGTGGATTGTATATAACAAGACTGTTCTTGGTAAAAATATGTTTGCCATTGGTGGCAATCCGCAAGCGGCCGTTGTATCAGGGATTAATGTAGCGACTACTTTAATTGCTATTTATGTTATTGCTGGGGCTCTATATGGTGTAGGTGGTATTTTAGAAGCGGCTCGTACTGGTGGGGCAACGAATAACTATGGTAACATGTACGAATTGGATGCTATCGCAGCGGCTGTAGTAGGGGGCGTATCTGTTACTGGTGGTATTGGTACTGTGCCAGGCATCATTGCTGGGGTACTTATTTTTACAGTTATTAACTATGGTTTAACCTTCGTTGGTATGGGTCCATATTGGCAGTTAATTATTAAAGGGTTAATCATTGTTATTGCCGTAGCTGTAGACGTTCGTAAATATTTAGCACGCAAATAA
- a CDS encoding sugar ABC transporter ATP-binding protein: MSEYILEMQHITKSFPGVKALNDVSLRLRPGSVHALMGENGAGKSTLMKCLFGIYKQDEGQIILNGEPVEIADSRTALELGISMIHQELYPVLQRNVMENLWLGRFPTKQYGPLKLVDHKKMKDDTLALFKEIDVDIDPEELAGHLSVSKLQSIEIAKAVSHSSRIIVMDEPTSSLTSDEVEHLFKIIESLKAKGVAIIYISHKMEEILRISDEVTIMRDGNYIGTWPSEELTTDLIIKRMVGREMTQLFPEKTNEPGEEVLRVEGMTSIRDHSFKDVNFSLHKGEVLGIGGLVGAQRTEVIEALFGLRHLASGKIFIHGKEVKIKSPRDAKKHHIALLTEERRATGIFPMLNIVDNNTIACMPKYRNKAGLLNDKLREIDTQEGVTSLRIKTPDTQTRIQSLSGGNQQKVLISRWLNTNPEILLLDEPTRGIDVGAKYEIYTIINRLASQGKSVIMISSEMSELLGMSDRIMVMSNGIMEGIIDAKEATEEKIMELATAGLV; encoded by the coding sequence ATGAGTGAGTATATTTTAGAGATGCAACATATAACCAAATCATTTCCCGGCGTAAAAGCACTAAATGATGTATCTCTGCGGCTCCGTCCAGGTTCGGTACATGCGCTGATGGGTGAAAATGGTGCTGGGAAATCGACCTTGATGAAATGCTTATTTGGCATATACAAACAGGATGAAGGACAAATTATACTTAATGGTGAACCAGTAGAAATCGCTGATTCACGAACCGCATTGGAATTAGGTATTTCTATGATTCATCAGGAATTATATCCAGTGCTACAACGAAATGTAATGGAAAATTTATGGTTGGGACGATTCCCAACTAAACAGTATGGTCCTCTTAAGTTAGTGGACCATAAAAAAATGAAAGACGATACATTAGCTTTATTCAAAGAAATTGATGTAGATATTGATCCTGAAGAACTAGCAGGGCATCTGTCTGTTTCAAAATTACAGAGTATTGAAATTGCTAAAGCCGTGTCTCATAGTTCACGGATTATTGTAATGGATGAACCAACCTCGTCGCTGACAAGTGATGAAGTAGAGCACTTATTTAAAATTATAGAAAGCTTGAAAGCAAAAGGCGTGGCCATCATTTACATTTCTCATAAAATGGAAGAAATCCTCCGCATATCGGACGAAGTAACGATTATGCGTGATGGTAATTATATAGGCACTTGGCCCTCCGAAGAATTGACGACGGATCTTATAATTAAGCGGATGGTTGGCCGTGAAATGACTCAATTATTCCCAGAGAAAACGAATGAACCGGGCGAAGAAGTATTACGTGTAGAAGGCATGACCTCGATTCGCGATCATTCCTTTAAAGATGTTAATTTTTCTCTCCATAAAGGTGAAGTTCTCGGCATTGGCGGTCTCGTAGGGGCCCAGCGAACAGAAGTGATTGAAGCCTTATTTGGTCTTCGCCATTTAGCTTCTGGTAAGATTTTTATTCATGGTAAGGAAGTAAAGATTAAGAGTCCTCGAGATGCTAAGAAACATCATATCGCTTTATTGACAGAAGAACGGCGGGCGACAGGCATTTTCCCAATGCTTAATATTGTGGATAATAACACCATCGCTTGTATGCCTAAATATCGTAATAAAGCGGGTCTATTAAATGATAAATTGCGTGAAATTGATACGCAAGAAGGAGTCACTTCCCTGCGTATTAAAACTCCTGATACACAGACTCGCATTCAATCGTTGTCTGGTGGTAATCAGCAAAAAGTATTGATTTCTAGATGGCTAAATACCAATCCTGAAATTTTACTGCTTGATGAGCCGACTCGTGGTATTGATGTGGGTGCTAAATATGAAATTTATACGATTATTAATCGCCTAGCTTCGCAAGGGAAAAGTGTAATCATGATTTCTTCGGAAATGTCAGAGCTATTAGGTATGAGTGACCGTATTATGGTTATGAGCAATGGCATTATGGAAGGTATTATTGATGCTAAGGAAGCAACCGAAGAAAAAATCATGGAACTTGCTACAGCAGGTTTAGTATAG
- a CDS encoding ROK family transcriptional regulator, which yields MQSKQVLSNDEIILNYIRRNGSVSKAIIARNTGITPPTVTNICNTLADKGLIYEDRQERSALGRPSMLLKFNEQKEMLLIIHVRTHNVVCYVVQSGGVILHQMKQSIIGLTVEAILNTIYRCAEDIIEDMRWTIAAIGLILRGPVDSKKGISIYSPNGKWTNIPFKYILEERFQLPTYVENDVRCLSTGEYYYGSGKGIENLLVLKFSYGLGASLIYHGSLYRGYNDYAGEIGYSVIDIDEAKSNVFTRLEEVASETAIREYVLAEIKKGRLSKVATNQDILADAFRVEPIYEAAVEGDEICLEALNRVGKYLGITLANLYNMINPQRIILSSAMGNAVGTMDPILRTVLEKNLHRAQAVDLVYSGNGSYYTLLGMVDIVSSRRASEVWLSGGR from the coding sequence ATGCAATCTAAGCAGGTATTGAGTAATGATGAAATTATATTAAATTACATACGCCGTAATGGGTCGGTTTCCAAGGCTATTATTGCGAGAAATACGGGGATAACGCCACCGACGGTGACGAATATTTGCAATACCTTAGCAGATAAAGGATTAATCTATGAAGATCGACAAGAACGCAGTGCTTTGGGCCGCCCCTCTATGCTCTTGAAATTTAATGAGCAAAAAGAGATGCTTCTTATCATTCATGTACGGACTCACAATGTAGTTTGTTATGTTGTGCAATCTGGTGGTGTGATTCTACATCAAATGAAGCAATCTATTATTGGCTTAACCGTAGAAGCAATTTTGAATACTATTTATCGTTGTGCAGAAGATATTATTGAAGATATGCGCTGGACTATTGCTGCTATTGGCTTAATTTTGCGAGGCCCCGTAGATTCAAAGAAGGGTATTTCTATTTATTCCCCTAATGGTAAGTGGACTAATATTCCTTTTAAATATATTTTAGAAGAACGTTTTCAGTTACCTACCTATGTAGAAAATGATGTGCGATGCTTGTCGACTGGCGAATATTATTATGGCAGTGGTAAGGGCATTGAAAATTTATTAGTATTAAAGTTTAGCTATGGTTTAGGGGCATCGTTAATTTATCATGGTTCCTTATATCGTGGGTATAATGATTATGCTGGCGAAATTGGCTATTCGGTGATTGATATTGATGAAGCTAAAAGTAATGTATTCACTCGTTTAGAAGAGGTGGCTTCAGAAACAGCGATTCGTGAATATGTATTGGCTGAGATTAAGAAAGGGCGTTTATCAAAAGTAGCGACTAATCAAGACATCTTGGCGGATGCGTTTCGTGTAGAGCCTATTTATGAAGCGGCTGTGGAAGGCGATGAAATTTGTCTAGAAGCATTAAACCGAGTGGGTAAATATTTAGGGATTACTTTAGCTAATTTATATAATATGATTAATCCGCAACGGATTATATTAAGTAGTGCAATGGGGAATGCGGTAGGCACTATGGATCCTATATTACGGACTGTATTAGAGAAGAATTTACATCGCGCGCAGGCGGTGGATTTAGTTTACTCTGGTAATGGTAGTTATTATACCTTGTTGGGAATGGTAGATATTGTAAGTAGTCGACGCGCCAGTGAAGTATGGCTTAGTGGTGGTCGTTGA
- a CDS encoding cyclase family protein, producing the protein MSLHLWEQVAAWKSSKYRFVDLTHELSPETPHWWGFQPLKETVLYDYPENKKEGDTWTAAPMQIKEYTVVGQYGTHVDAPIHFDPKGRTQDQLRVEEMVYPLVVIDKSHEVAQNPDYELSIEDILAFEAKYGRIPEGAFVAFRTDWYKRPANDFENKDAEGKPHSPGWPIPTLEFLVKERNIGAIGHETADTDAAIRAFQPDSHPLPAEQYILSQDRIQVEVLAHLDELPPVGAIIFVTFPRLKNGTGSTARVFALVEN; encoded by the coding sequence ATGAGTTTACATTTATGGGAACAGGTGGCGGCTTGGAAGTCGTCAAAATATCGTTTTGTTGATTTAACACATGAGTTAAGTCCTGAAACGCCACATTGGTGGGGCTTTCAACCATTAAAAGAGACTGTGCTTTATGATTATCCAGAGAATAAAAAAGAAGGTGATACTTGGACCGCAGCACCTATGCAGATTAAGGAATATACAGTAGTGGGGCAATATGGAACCCATGTTGATGCACCGATTCATTTTGATCCTAAGGGGCGGACCCAGGATCAACTTCGCGTTGAAGAAATGGTATATCCTTTAGTTGTTATCGATAAGTCGCATGAGGTAGCACAAAATCCTGATTATGAATTATCAATTGAAGATATTTTAGCTTTTGAAGCTAAATATGGCCGTATTCCTGAAGGTGCTTTTGTAGCTTTCCGGACTGATTGGTATAAACGGCCTGCTAATGATTTTGAGAATAAAGATGCTGAAGGAAAGCCACATTCTCCTGGTTGGCCGATTCCTACCTTAGAGTTTTTGGTAAAAGAGCGTAATATTGGGGCCATTGGTCATGAGACCGCAGATACAGATGCAGCGATTCGAGCGTTTCAACCTGACAGCCATCCTTTGCCGGCTGAACAATATATTTTATCGCAAGATAGGATTCAAGTTGAAGTGTTAGCTCATTTAGATGAGTTGCCACCAGTAGGAGCGATTATTTTCGTAACTTTTCCACGATTAAAAAATGGTACAGGCTCTACAGCGAGAGTATTTGCGTTAGTTGAAAATTAA
- the galT gene encoding galactose-1-phosphate uridylyltransferase, protein MSELRWNPLLGTWTMVASNRKLRPNMPKDWCPFCPGEGKKVPSEFTVYAYDNDFPALTQHPEAPYWDGGFYKSAENYGKCEVILYSPRHNVKFYDLSVAHIVELLDLIADRCTALSADKRIKYVYPFENKGEAVGVTMPHPHGQIYGYPFVPQKIETELHNCKAHYEKRKRCLLCQMTEEEKDSGKRIVAENDSFVAYIPFFTDYPYGVFVVSKRHLGMLSDCTAKEREDLARILKVVTQAFDELFKAPFPYMMVYHQRPVNSPEYNKAKDYYHFHIEFYPPFREANKIKYYASSEMGAWAAANTSAVEETAPVLRQLVNQILEKEDMNNE, encoded by the coding sequence ATGTCAGAATTAAGATGGAATCCATTGCTCGGCACATGGACGATGGTCGCATCAAACCGTAAATTGCGTCCCAATATGCCAAAAGATTGGTGTCCGTTTTGCCCTGGTGAAGGGAAAAAGGTGCCTTCAGAGTTTACTGTGTATGCCTATGATAATGATTTTCCGGCGTTGACCCAACATCCAGAAGCACCTTATTGGGATGGTGGTTTTTATAAGAGCGCAGAAAATTATGGCAAGTGCGAAGTTATTTTATATTCACCACGACATAATGTGAAGTTTTATGACTTATCGGTCGCTCATATTGTGGAATTACTCGATTTGATTGCTGATCGTTGTACAGCACTGAGTGCTGATAAACGAATTAAATATGTGTATCCTTTTGAAAATAAAGGGGAAGCGGTGGGCGTGACGATGCCACATCCACATGGCCAAATTTATGGGTATCCATTTGTGCCACAGAAAATCGAGACAGAACTTCACAATTGTAAAGCTCATTATGAAAAGCGGAAACGTTGTTTGCTTTGCCAGATGACTGAAGAAGAGAAAGATTCGGGCAAACGCATTGTAGCAGAAAATGATAGCTTTGTAGCGTATATTCCATTCTTTACAGATTATCCATATGGTGTATTTGTTGTTTCTAAACGCCATCTGGGGATGCTTTCTGATTGTACGGCAAAAGAACGGGAAGACTTAGCACGTATTTTAAAAGTGGTAACGCAAGCGTTTGATGAATTATTTAAAGCTCCTTTCCCGTATATGATGGTGTATCATCAGAGGCCTGTGAATAGTCCTGAATATAACAAAGCGAAAGATTATTATCATTTCCATATTGAGTTTTACCCACCATTTAGAGAAGCGAATAAGATTAAATATTATGCTTCGTCTGAAATGGGCGCTTGGGCCGCTGCGAATACTAGTGCTGTAGAAGAAACGGCACCGGTACTGCGCCAGTTAGTTAATCAAATTTTAGAAAAGGAAGATATGAATAATGAATAA
- a CDS encoding galactose ABC transporter substrate-binding protein, with protein MKKAWKAAMLATFAVGALVVSGCGSDSGSSGGGDLPQVGVAIYKFDDTFMSGVRARIDADAKGKAKVDIVDSQNSQPTQNEKVDLFLNKKYKAIGVNIVDRPAAGGIIEKAKAANVPVVFMNREPLTEDMAKWDKVYYVGAKAEQSGEMQGKILADYFKKHPEAYKSKDNVLHYVLIKGEPGHQDAELRSKYVIESLKKEGIQVDEIAQDTAMWDRVKGQEKMAAFLSSYGDRIDAVISNNDDMALGAIEALKAAGYFKDGKYMPVVGVDATAPAVQALKDGTLLGTVLNNAKKQGDAVFNLMLVLSKGETPTKDNVGFEIIDKQYIWVPYEIVTKDNADQILGDK; from the coding sequence GTGAAAAAGGCATGGAAAGCAGCAATGTTAGCAACCTTCGCAGTAGGGGCTTTGGTAGTGAGTGGTTGTGGCAGTGATTCTGGTAGTTCTGGTGGTGGCGATTTACCACAAGTAGGGGTAGCCATTTACAAATTTGACGATACCTTCATGAGTGGTGTACGTGCTCGTATCGATGCAGATGCTAAAGGCAAAGCAAAAGTAGATATCGTAGATAGTCAGAATTCCCAACCAACACAGAATGAAAAAGTTGATTTATTCCTTAACAAAAAGTACAAAGCCATTGGTGTTAACATTGTTGACCGTCCAGCAGCTGGTGGTATCATAGAAAAAGCTAAAGCAGCGAATGTGCCAGTTGTATTCATGAACCGTGAACCATTAACTGAAGATATGGCTAAATGGGACAAAGTATACTATGTAGGGGCTAAAGCTGAACAAAGCGGTGAAATGCAAGGTAAAATCTTAGCTGATTACTTCAAAAAACATCCAGAAGCTTACAAGAGCAAAGACAATGTATTACACTATGTATTAATTAAAGGTGAACCAGGCCATCAAGATGCTGAACTTCGCTCCAAATATGTTATTGAATCCCTCAAAAAAGAAGGCATTCAAGTTGATGAAATTGCACAAGATACAGCTATGTGGGATCGTGTAAAAGGTCAGGAAAAAATGGCAGCTTTCTTATCTAGCTATGGCGATAGAATTGATGCTGTAATTTCTAACAATGATGATATGGCGCTTGGCGCTATTGAAGCATTAAAAGCAGCAGGCTACTTCAAAGATGGTAAATATATGCCAGTAGTAGGGGTAGATGCTACGGCACCAGCTGTTCAAGCCTTGAAAGATGGTACATTATTAGGTACGGTGCTTAATAATGCGAAGAAACAAGGGGATGCTGTATTTAACTTAATGCTAGTATTATCCAAAGGTGAAACGCCAACAAAAGACAATGTAGGCTTTGAAATTATTGACAAACAATATATTTGGGTTCCTTATGAAATCGTAACAAAGGACAATGCAGATCAAATCTTAGGTGATAAATAA
- a CDS encoding P-loop NTPase fold protein — MSDKNKKIENAVREYLDKKDTKYSILIHGEWGSGKTYYWFNHLKPLIEDHYIRLSSADHNPIVEGKNKYNRIYYVSLNGLKSVEDIQEKLFFSFFKSYSKIIEKGNQFIKLFTNIIGKAKSLVPYGEILGEVLSFSPSQIMEIVDFKDTIILFDDLERYRDVVGVLGFINNLVEHKGCKVIILGNENEVRDTDKTSEKDFYYRIKEKTIGKTLFFYPDEDMILANLIVKQDADVQVFLNKYKKFIEECMIRGAKKNFRILDNIFSDFSYIYKSINDEELKDSALEALFKYLYSISMEINTAGEVSKELRYSYLKELLNEPLGVRLIEEQFRKETNGQQEIQHDNYKKKFERIYYPYGLDLKEQFQSIYNYLAEGILDEELLRVELSRYKDELVSGQNILLYGSYWELSDSKFKELIEVQLITDIENGKIGLGIILSILSYIIFFQFRGLLGKSSEEMEKIFTTGLNNIEASIESKDYNGGIYFDRRINKPESILKERSDLNSLYITVEARVKKLIRKAILSQVESNNERFLVLLDSDVNEAFKILYKNFELLSSSIEMRNELFYKLKKEELCETLLRLKNVELNRFNRYLKNYFEQYIADEKLQSYIFLKEFAEYILRQVEEREENKLSSFLLKQLAQDILDKWSRFY, encoded by the coding sequence ATGAGTGATAAAAATAAGAAGATAGAAAATGCTGTTCGAGAATATCTTGATAAGAAGGATACAAAATATTCTATTTTAATCCATGGGGAGTGGGGAAGTGGAAAAACGTATTATTGGTTTAACCATTTAAAACCCTTGATAGAAGATCATTATATTAGATTGTCTTCTGCTGATCATAATCCTATAGTTGAAGGTAAGAATAAGTATAATCGAATTTATTATGTATCATTAAATGGATTAAAGTCGGTAGAAGATATTCAAGAGAAGTTGTTTTTTTCATTTTTTAAATCGTACTCTAAAATAATTGAAAAAGGTAATCAGTTTATAAAGCTTTTTACGAATATAATTGGAAAGGCGAAAAGTTTGGTGCCTTATGGAGAGATTTTAGGAGAAGTGTTGAGTTTTAGTCCCAGTCAAATTATGGAGATTGTTGATTTTAAAGATACGATTATACTTTTTGATGATTTAGAAAGATATAGGGATGTAGTTGGGGTTTTAGGATTTATAAATAATTTGGTCGAGCATAAAGGATGTAAAGTAATTATTTTAGGAAATGAAAATGAAGTTAGGGACACCGATAAAACCTCAGAAAAGGATTTTTATTATAGAATTAAAGAAAAGACTATTGGAAAAACGTTGTTTTTTTATCCTGATGAGGATATGATTTTAGCCAATTTAATCGTAAAACAAGATGCTGATGTACAAGTTTTTTTAAATAAATATAAAAAATTTATAGAAGAATGTATGATTAGAGGCGCTAAGAAAAATTTTAGAATTTTGGATAATATTTTTTCTGATTTTAGTTATATTTATAAAAGTATAAACGATGAAGAGCTGAAAGATTCTGCTCTAGAAGCTCTTTTTAAATATTTATATTCTATTAGTATGGAAATTAACACGGCGGGTGAAGTTTCTAAAGAATTAAGATATTCTTATTTAAAGGAATTATTGAATGAACCATTAGGTGTGCGTTTAATTGAAGAACAGTTTAGAAAAGAGACGAATGGTCAGCAGGAAATTCAACATGATAATTATAAAAAAAAGTTTGAGAGAATATATTATCCATATGGATTAGATTTAAAGGAGCAATTTCAATCAATATATAATTATTTGGCAGAAGGGATTTTGGATGAAGAGCTATTAAGAGTTGAGCTTTCTAGATATAAAGATGAGTTAGTGTCAGGCCAAAATATTTTGTTATATGGCTCATATTGGGAGTTATCCGATTCAAAGTTCAAAGAATTAATAGAAGTGCAGTTAATTACTGACATAGAAAATGGTAAGATTGGTTTAGGAATAATATTGTCTATATTATCGTATATTATATTTTTTCAATTTAGAGGATTGTTGGGAAAATCTAGTGAAGAAATGGAAAAAATATTTACTACTGGATTAAATAATATAGAGGCGTCGATTGAATCGAAAGATTATAATGGGGGGATTTATTTTGATAGAAGAATAAATAAACCTGAAAGTATACTTAAAGAGCGAAGTGATTTAAATAGTTTATATATTACAGTAGAAGCTAGAGTAAAAAAACTAATAAGAAAAGCTATATTGAGTCAAGTAGAAAGTAATAATGAAAGATTTTTAGTATTGTTAGATTCTGATGTAAATGAAGCATTTAAGATATTATACAAAAATTTTGAATTGTTAAGTAGCTCTATTGAAATGAGAAATGAATTGTTCTATAAGTTGAAAAAAGAAGAGTTATGTGAAACATTATTAAGATTAAAGAATGTTGAGTTAAATAGGTTTAATAGATATTTAAAAAATTATTTTGAACAATATATAGCTGATGAAAAACTCCAAAGTTATATATTTTTGAAAGAATTTGCTGAATATATTCTGAGGCAAGTTGAGGAGAGGGAGGAAAATAAATTATCTTCATTTTTATTAAAACAATTGGCACAAGATATATTAGATAAATGGAGCAGATTTTATTGA
- a CDS encoding galactokinase, translating into MNKEELIAKFIEQFGDTGKPIDCYFAPGRVNIIGEHQDYNGGHVFPAALTCGIWGAMRLRDDSKVRLYSENMETTVVVDVNDELVYDVARDWANYPLGIIDFLKKEGHHLPGMDLFFSGNLPAGAGLSSSACILDLTGYMLWSHLGLTPIDRTKLAEMAQQVEYNFVGVKVGIMDQFAISHGKEGHGVLLDCTGMEFKHVPLNWGDYHLIIMNTNKKRGLVDSKFNERKAECDAALAEIQKHHPLTGLSLGTEADLELIADDVLRRRARHAITENLRVLAFIEALQVGDTAKIAEIITASHTSLRNDYEVSGVELDTIVEIARKQPGCLASRMTGAGFGGCAIALVASENVAAFKANVPKLYETAIGTEPTLYDAEIGDGVYTL; encoded by the coding sequence ATGAATAAAGAGGAACTAATAGCTAAATTTATTGAGCAATTCGGAGATACTGGAAAGCCCATTGATTGCTATTTTGCCCCGGGGCGTGTGAATATTATTGGTGAACATCAAGATTATAATGGTGGTCATGTCTTTCCCGCAGCCTTAACCTGTGGGATTTGGGGAGCTATGCGTCTACGGGACGATTCAAAGGTTCGTCTCTATTCGGAGAATATGGAAACGACGGTTGTCGTTGATGTTAATGATGAATTAGTCTATGATGTGGCTCGTGATTGGGCCAACTATCCATTAGGCATTATTGATTTTCTAAAAAAAGAAGGTCATCATTTACCAGGTATGGATCTATTTTTCTCTGGTAATTTACCTGCTGGGGCTGGCTTGTCTTCGTCTGCTTGCATTTTAGATTTAACGGGCTATATGCTATGGAGCCATTTAGGACTCACACCAATTGACCGTACGAAGCTGGCTGAAATGGCACAACAGGTCGAATATAATTTTGTTGGTGTTAAGGTTGGCATTATGGATCAATTTGCTATTAGTCATGGTAAAGAAGGTCATGGTGTATTGTTAGATTGTACGGGCATGGAATTTAAGCATGTGCCACTTAATTGGGGTGATTATCACCTTATTATTATGAATACGAATAAAAAGCGTGGGTTGGTAGATTCTAAGTTTAATGAACGTAAAGCGGAATGTGATGCTGCTTTAGCAGAGATTCAAAAACATCATCCGCTGACAGGTTTATCGCTTGGTACAGAAGCTGACTTAGAACTGATAGCTGATGATGTATTACGTCGCCGTGCTCGTCATGCGATTACTGAAAACCTTAGAGTGTTAGCTTTTATAGAAGCCTTGCAGGTCGGTGATACAGCGAAGATTGCCGAGATTATTACGGCGTCTCATACATCTTTGCGCAATGACTATGAAGTTAGTGGGGTAGAGTTAGATACTATTGTGGAGATTGCACGGAAACAGCCTGGCTGTTTGGCTTCTCGCATGACTGGTGCGGGCTTTGGCGGTTGCGCTATTGCTTTAGTTGCCAGTGAAAATGTGGCCGCTTTTAAAGCGAATGTGCCTAAATTATATGAAACAGCCATTGGGACAGAGCCTACTTTATATGATGCTGAAATTGGTGATGGCGTATATACTTTGTAA
- a CDS encoding helix-turn-helix domain-containing protein, whose translation MREFRCDSEAMRKGYLALAAQVSKAIEKGTLSVYDTLQLVVIDDVVVNWYGKDPFHGRYYEKPDDVLLQMVGQARYEFEKPYFEEHSASTLAELAIKKPTPKKAKPVVDQVFTDSEAAKLWEVGLTAVIKACQGTGLNCFNETECRESDGTFLISEAGMTRLFGERLDDQGMSIVFMHIGSEEAMLVRSKLRKIYEAKVGSKAESALHIRLGEIVTSSVKAIANGHTVELLRIIEDAAKEVGITSKVARVVTDFRRHNRIVWAYLFTLIDSDELEVWRNIGEITDTSALVQALQEAGVTATDSTADKTAQPIAAVTSQTIAERSRHNPLLTSYDDEILDEHGLKAERREWDQSNNEYGQVNEAALTEDISYEDLMANVIETDLTDLISKEQKK comes from the coding sequence ATGCGAGAATTTCGTTGTGATTCAGAGGCTATGAGAAAAGGGTATTTGGCATTAGCTGCGCAAGTAAGCAAAGCCATTGAAAAAGGGACGTTGTCCGTATATGATACACTTCAACTCGTAGTCATCGATGATGTAGTTGTTAATTGGTATGGTAAGGATCCATTTCACGGGCGATATTATGAAAAACCAGATGATGTGTTATTGCAGATGGTGGGACAGGCTCGTTATGAATTTGAAAAGCCTTATTTTGAAGAACATAGTGCGAGTACTTTAGCTGAATTAGCAATTAAGAAACCTACGCCTAAAAAGGCAAAACCTGTAGTGGACCAAGTATTTACGGATAGTGAAGCAGCCAAATTATGGGAAGTTGGTTTGACGGCTGTTATTAAAGCTTGCCAAGGAACAGGGCTTAATTGCTTTAATGAAACGGAATGTAGGGAAAGCGATGGTACTTTCTTGATTAGTGAAGCGGGGATGACACGCCTTTTTGGCGAACGTTTAGACGATCAAGGGATGAGTATCGTTTTCATGCATATTGGCTCTGAAGAAGCTATGTTGGTACGTTCCAAGTTGCGTAAGATTTATGAGGCTAAAGTTGGTAGTAAAGCCGAGTCGGCATTACATATACGACTAGGTGAGATTGTTACCTCCTCTGTAAAAGCGATTGCTAATGGGCATACGGTAGAGTTGTTGCGCATTATCGAAGACGCTGCTAAAGAAGTAGGTATCACATCGAAAGTAGCGCGTGTGGTTACTGATTTTAGACGACATAATCGAATTGTCTGGGCTTATCTTTTTACATTAATAGATAGTGATGAACTTGAAGTATGGCGTAATATTGGTGAAATTACAGATACCAGTGCTTTGGTACAGGCTTTACAAGAGGCTGGTGTTACTGCAACTGATAGTACTGCTGATAAAACGGCGCAACCTATAGCGGCGGTTACTTCACAAACCATAGCTGAGCGATCACGGCACAATCCGTTACTTACCAGTTATGATGATGAAATATTAGATGAACATGGTTTAAAAGCAGAACGTCGCGAATGGGATCAATCTAATAATGAATATGGGCAAGTAAATGAAGCGGCATTAACTGAAGATATATCGTATGAAGATTTAATGGCTAATGTCATTGAAACAGATTTGACAGATTTAATTAGCAAAGAACAGAAGAAATAA